A section of the Paralichthys olivaceus isolate ysfri-2021 chromosome 16, ASM2471397v2, whole genome shotgun sequence genome encodes:
- the LOC109641300 gene encoding transferrin receptor protein 1 isoform X1: MDQARTKISKLLNVEPHSYTRFNLTQNMEGDTSQVEMKLSSDMDEEVGGNGVGDHLNHNSPHKPYMTQRFRRSPKNLCFMAAATLLIFIIGYLIGYLVHRKKDFPSPPVPSVRNQVRDSPVAYETGAAPLMDWDDVKSLLAQKLSASKFEGAFSEYSSNSHRAGSAGDELLRNKVLNKFTEYRMDPWSDVHFVKVQDPPASGFNKFVFKEGPEEHPEGFLSYSATGNAKGTVVYAHYGQENDLMRLKDSNVNLSGKVLLVRAGHISYAEKVANAAKMSASAVLIYADPTDYSIGDKTQLFGHVHMGSGDPYTPGFPSFNHTQFPPVESSGLPKILAQTINLAMATRILRQLGGQATPVQWGCYHKLGNESDVITLEVNNVLAEKKISNVFGVIKGFVDADRYLVIGAQRDAWGPGFAASTVGTSVLVELARAISDMVKNDGFKPRRSIVFASWSAGEYGSVGATEWLEGYMATLNMKAFSFINLDGIVTGRSGFKVAASPLMHSLIERMLTEVDGPNNDGSLFSQFAKGNWDTNILEPLKMDNAAYPFLAFSGIPSLSFRFASGSEVYQYFGTMLDTQEKLNLATTNQVPQLAEVAARFAGHIALRLVHDHLLQMDLLKYSRSILFQVSQIKVKVGNIQRMKPQVLPKSLTVKWLITASGSFNRATQKLAKDIDNSDLNNIEKCRILNDRIMTVERNFLSPYVSPTNSPFRHILLGSGAHTLAALSNHLDILRTDSPEGDADLFRHQFALATWTIQGCAISLAGDIWALEKEI; this comes from the exons ATGGACCAGGCAAGGACAAAGATATCCAAACTT CTTAATGTGGAGCCACACTCCTACACACGCTTCAACCTGACGCAGAACATGGAAGGTGACACCAGCCAGGTGGAGATGAAGCTGTCTTCTGACATGGATGAGGAAGTTGGGGGAAATGGAGTTGGAGACCATCTCAATCACAACTCCCCCCACAAACCCTACATGACTCAAAGGTTTAGACGCTCACCTAAGAACCTCTGCTTCATGGCAGCTGCAACccttctcatcttcatcatcg GGTACTTGATTGGCTACCTGGTCCATCGAAAAAAGGACTTTCCCAGCCCTCCAGTTCCCTCAGTCCGTAATCAAGTGAGAGATTCTCCTGTAGCCTACGAGACAGGTGCTGCCCCCCTCATGGACTGGGATGATGTCAAAAGCCTCCTGGCTCAAAAACTCAGTGCATCCaaatttgaaggagcctttag TGAATATTCCAGTAACAGCCACCGTGCTGGTTCTGCTGGTGATGAATTGCTTCGGAACAAGGTGCTCAATAAGTTTACAGAATACAGGATGGACCCCTGGTCTGATGTGCACTTTGTTAAGGTCCAGGACCCCCCAGCTTCTGGCTTCAACAAATTTGTTTTCAAGGAAGGGCCAGAGGAGCATCCAGAGGGGTTCCTGTCCTACAGTGCCACTGGAAACGCAAAG GGTACTGTTGTGTATGCACACTACGGACAGGAAAATGACTTGATGAGGCTGAAGGACAGTAACGTTAACCTGAGTGGCAAAGTTCTGCTGGTCAGAGCTGGTCATATCAGTTATGCTGAGAAG GTAGCCAATGCTGCAAAAATGAGTGCCTCTGCTGTGTTAATCTACGCAGACCCCACTGATTACAGTATTGGAGACAAGACTCAGCTCTTTGGACAT GTCCACATGGGTTCTGGGGATCCCTACACCCCTGGCTTCCCCTCCTTCAACCACACCCAGTTCCCCCCTGTCGAGTCTTCAGGCCTACCAAAAATCTTGGCTCAGACCATCAACCTAGCCATGGCTACGAGAATTCTAAG GCAGCTGGGGGGTCAGGCTACACCGGTACAATGGGGATGCTACCACAAACTAGGAAATGAGAGCGATGTCATTACTTTAGAGGTCAACAACGTTCTTGCTGAGAAAAAGATAAGTAACGTCTTTGGCGTTATCAAAGGCTTCGTGGATGCAG aTCGGTATCTGGTCATTGGTGCACAGAGGGATGCATGGGGTCCAGGTTTTGCTGCATCAACCGTTGGCACCAGCGTCCTTGTTGAGCTGGCTCGTGCAATCTCAGACATGGTGAAGAATG ATGGATTCAAGCCAAGGAGGAGCATTGTGTTTGCTAGCTGGAGTGCAGGAGAATATGGGAGTGTTGGCGCCACCGAGTGGTTGGAG GGTTACATGGCCACTCTGAACATGAAAGCTTTCTCCTTCATCAACCTGGATGGGATTGTAACAG GTCGCAGTGGATTTAAAGTAGCAGCCAGCCCCTTGATGCACAGCCTGATTGAGAGGATGCTGACAGAG GTGGATGGCCCAAACAACGATGGCTCTCTCTTTTCTCAGTTTGCAAAAGGCAACTGGGACACAAATAT TTTGGAGCCTCTGAAGATGGATAATGCTGCATATCCCTTCCTTGCCTTTTCTGGCATTCCCTCGCTCTCATTTAGATTTGCCTCTGGTAGCGAA GTCTACCAGTATTTTGGCACAATGCTGGACACCCAGGAAAAATTGAACCTCGCCACCACCAACCAAGTCCCTCAGCTGGCAGAAGTAGCAGCCCGATTCGCAGGTCACATAGCGCTGAGGCTGGTCCATGATCATCTGTTGCAGATGGACCTGTTGAAGTACAGCAGGAGCATACTTTTTCAGGTGTCGCAGATCAAAGTGAAAGTCGGAAATATTCAGAGG ATGAAGCCCCAGGTGTTGCCCAAGTCCCTGACTGTAAAGTGGTTGATCACGGCCTCAGGCTCCTTTAACCGTGCCACGCAGAAACTGGCAAAAGACATCGACAACAGTGACCTGAATAACATTGAGAAGTGCCGCATCCTCAATGACCGCATAATGACG GTGGAAAGGAACTTCCTGTCGCCCTACGTGTCTCCCACAAACAGTCCTTTCCGCCACATCCTCCTGGGCTCTGGTGCACACACTCTCGCAGCTCTGTCCAACCATCTCGATATCCTCAGGACCGACAGCCCAGAGGGGGACGCCGACCTGTTTCGCCACCAGTTTGCCCTGGCAACCTGGACCATCCAGGGCTGTGCCATCTCACTAGCAGGGGACATCTGGGCCTTAGAGAAAGAGATCTAA
- the LOC109641300 gene encoding transferrin receptor protein 1 isoform X2: MEGDTSQVEMKLSSDMDEEVGGNGVGDHLNHNSPHKPYMTQRFRRSPKNLCFMAAATLLIFIIGYLIGYLVHRKKDFPSPPVPSVRNQVRDSPVAYETGAAPLMDWDDVKSLLAQKLSASKFEGAFSEYSSNSHRAGSAGDELLRNKVLNKFTEYRMDPWSDVHFVKVQDPPASGFNKFVFKEGPEEHPEGFLSYSATGNAKGTVVYAHYGQENDLMRLKDSNVNLSGKVLLVRAGHISYAEKVANAAKMSASAVLIYADPTDYSIGDKTQLFGHVHMGSGDPYTPGFPSFNHTQFPPVESSGLPKILAQTINLAMATRILRQLGGQATPVQWGCYHKLGNESDVITLEVNNVLAEKKISNVFGVIKGFVDADRYLVIGAQRDAWGPGFAASTVGTSVLVELARAISDMVKNDGFKPRRSIVFASWSAGEYGSVGATEWLEGYMATLNMKAFSFINLDGIVTGRSGFKVAASPLMHSLIERMLTEVDGPNNDGSLFSQFAKGNWDTNILEPLKMDNAAYPFLAFSGIPSLSFRFASGSEVYQYFGTMLDTQEKLNLATTNQVPQLAEVAARFAGHIALRLVHDHLLQMDLLKYSRSILFQVSQIKVKVGNIQRMKPQVLPKSLTVKWLITASGSFNRATQKLAKDIDNSDLNNIEKCRILNDRIMTVERNFLSPYVSPTNSPFRHILLGSGAHTLAALSNHLDILRTDSPEGDADLFRHQFALATWTIQGCAISLAGDIWALEKEI; encoded by the exons ATGGAAGGTGACACCAGCCAGGTGGAGATGAAGCTGTCTTCTGACATGGATGAGGAAGTTGGGGGAAATGGAGTTGGAGACCATCTCAATCACAACTCCCCCCACAAACCCTACATGACTCAAAGGTTTAGACGCTCACCTAAGAACCTCTGCTTCATGGCAGCTGCAACccttctcatcttcatcatcg GGTACTTGATTGGCTACCTGGTCCATCGAAAAAAGGACTTTCCCAGCCCTCCAGTTCCCTCAGTCCGTAATCAAGTGAGAGATTCTCCTGTAGCCTACGAGACAGGTGCTGCCCCCCTCATGGACTGGGATGATGTCAAAAGCCTCCTGGCTCAAAAACTCAGTGCATCCaaatttgaaggagcctttag TGAATATTCCAGTAACAGCCACCGTGCTGGTTCTGCTGGTGATGAATTGCTTCGGAACAAGGTGCTCAATAAGTTTACAGAATACAGGATGGACCCCTGGTCTGATGTGCACTTTGTTAAGGTCCAGGACCCCCCAGCTTCTGGCTTCAACAAATTTGTTTTCAAGGAAGGGCCAGAGGAGCATCCAGAGGGGTTCCTGTCCTACAGTGCCACTGGAAACGCAAAG GGTACTGTTGTGTATGCACACTACGGACAGGAAAATGACTTGATGAGGCTGAAGGACAGTAACGTTAACCTGAGTGGCAAAGTTCTGCTGGTCAGAGCTGGTCATATCAGTTATGCTGAGAAG GTAGCCAATGCTGCAAAAATGAGTGCCTCTGCTGTGTTAATCTACGCAGACCCCACTGATTACAGTATTGGAGACAAGACTCAGCTCTTTGGACAT GTCCACATGGGTTCTGGGGATCCCTACACCCCTGGCTTCCCCTCCTTCAACCACACCCAGTTCCCCCCTGTCGAGTCTTCAGGCCTACCAAAAATCTTGGCTCAGACCATCAACCTAGCCATGGCTACGAGAATTCTAAG GCAGCTGGGGGGTCAGGCTACACCGGTACAATGGGGATGCTACCACAAACTAGGAAATGAGAGCGATGTCATTACTTTAGAGGTCAACAACGTTCTTGCTGAGAAAAAGATAAGTAACGTCTTTGGCGTTATCAAAGGCTTCGTGGATGCAG aTCGGTATCTGGTCATTGGTGCACAGAGGGATGCATGGGGTCCAGGTTTTGCTGCATCAACCGTTGGCACCAGCGTCCTTGTTGAGCTGGCTCGTGCAATCTCAGACATGGTGAAGAATG ATGGATTCAAGCCAAGGAGGAGCATTGTGTTTGCTAGCTGGAGTGCAGGAGAATATGGGAGTGTTGGCGCCACCGAGTGGTTGGAG GGTTACATGGCCACTCTGAACATGAAAGCTTTCTCCTTCATCAACCTGGATGGGATTGTAACAG GTCGCAGTGGATTTAAAGTAGCAGCCAGCCCCTTGATGCACAGCCTGATTGAGAGGATGCTGACAGAG GTGGATGGCCCAAACAACGATGGCTCTCTCTTTTCTCAGTTTGCAAAAGGCAACTGGGACACAAATAT TTTGGAGCCTCTGAAGATGGATAATGCTGCATATCCCTTCCTTGCCTTTTCTGGCATTCCCTCGCTCTCATTTAGATTTGCCTCTGGTAGCGAA GTCTACCAGTATTTTGGCACAATGCTGGACACCCAGGAAAAATTGAACCTCGCCACCACCAACCAAGTCCCTCAGCTGGCAGAAGTAGCAGCCCGATTCGCAGGTCACATAGCGCTGAGGCTGGTCCATGATCATCTGTTGCAGATGGACCTGTTGAAGTACAGCAGGAGCATACTTTTTCAGGTGTCGCAGATCAAAGTGAAAGTCGGAAATATTCAGAGG ATGAAGCCCCAGGTGTTGCCCAAGTCCCTGACTGTAAAGTGGTTGATCACGGCCTCAGGCTCCTTTAACCGTGCCACGCAGAAACTGGCAAAAGACATCGACAACAGTGACCTGAATAACATTGAGAAGTGCCGCATCCTCAATGACCGCATAATGACG GTGGAAAGGAACTTCCTGTCGCCCTACGTGTCTCCCACAAACAGTCCTTTCCGCCACATCCTCCTGGGCTCTGGTGCACACACTCTCGCAGCTCTGTCCAACCATCTCGATATCCTCAGGACCGACAGCCCAGAGGGGGACGCCGACCTGTTTCGCCACCAGTTTGCCCTGGCAACCTGGACCATCCAGGGCTGTGCCATCTCACTAGCAGGGGACATCTGGGCCTTAGAGAAAGAGATCTAA